In one Juglans regia cultivar Chandler chromosome 11, Walnut 2.0, whole genome shotgun sequence genomic region, the following are encoded:
- the LOC109007199 gene encoding WRKY transcription factor 23-like — protein MERNEVIKMEETIGSSLFSDHISEGYPFSGIFDFSEGEKNSLGFVELLGIQDYSPSLFDSPQAPSMAPSAPLPATTVKECSEVLNQPATPNSSSISSASSEAVNDEQTKAVDQEGEQQEKAKKQLKPKKTNQKRQREPRFAFMTKSEVDHLEDGYRWRKYGQKAVKNSPYPRSYYRCTTASCNVKKRVERSFTDPSIVVTTYEGKHSHPSPVMPRHSLAGVPPGSGISAGYAAASFDMPMARTLSYCQQLRQPSFINTSSPSNFASDGLILNPSGLRRDIRFCTPGSAFLRDHGLLQDIVPSHMLKEEDQ, from the exons ATGGAGAGGAACGAGGTGATAAAGATGGAGGAGACCATTGGATCTTCGTTATTTTCTGATCATATCTCAGAAGGTTATCCATTTTCGGGCATATTTGATTTCTCTGAAGGTGAAAAGAACTCCTTAGGGTTTGTGGAGTTGTTGGGTATTCAGGACTATAGTCCATCTCTGTTTGATTCGCCACAGGCACCATCTATGGCTCCCTCGGCTCCACTTCCGGCTACTACAGTGAAAGAGTGTTCTGAGGTCCTGAATCAGCCTGCTACCCCTAACTCATCCTCGATTTCATCCGCATCGAGTGAGGCAGTAAATGATGAACAGACTAAAGCTGTAGACCAGGAAGGAGAGCAACAAGAAAAGGCCAAGAAACA GTTGAAACCCAAGAAGACAAACCAGAAGAGACAGAGAGAACCGAGATTTGCGTTCATGACAAAGAGCGAGGTTGATCACCTGGAAGATGGGTACAGATGGAGGAAGTACGGTCAAAAGGCTGTGAAGAACAGCCCCTATCCTAG GAGTTACTATCGTTGCACTACTGCCTCCTGTAATGTGAAGAAACGTGTGGAGCGATCCTTCACAGATCCAAGTATTGTTGTTACTACCTATGAAGGGAAGCACTCCCATCCAAGTCCAGTCATGCCTCGCCATAGCCTTGCCGGAGTTCCACCGGGCTCGGGGATCTCCGCCGGATATGCCGCTGCTAGCTTTGATATGCCAATGGCAAGAACCCTATCTTACTGTCAACAACTGCGCCAACCATCCTTTATCAATACCTCGTCGCCTTCGAATTTTGCTTCTGATGGTTTAATATTAAACCCTAGTGGTTTACGTCGTGACATTCGGTTTTGCACCCCGGGTTCTGCTTTTCTCAGAGATCATGGGCTTCTTCAAGACATTGTTCCCTCGCATATGCTGAAGGAAGAAGATCAGTAG